One genomic segment of Strix aluco isolate bStrAlu1 chromosome 7, bStrAlu1.hap1, whole genome shotgun sequence includes these proteins:
- the NKX1-2 gene encoding NK1 transcription factor-related protein 2, translated as MAALPPPLPPPRRRPLRPPPPDPPPRRSLRARLRARRSLPPAPRWEPADILDPLKFSRRREPAAGSWGSAPRSGEREKSLGRVEVGKDAAAPGSGRNKLEAHDAHSPAETGAEAAGQDRDEEGPPGDGTGSGTGSEAQPAARPPAPEEPGSPRGSRRRRAEAGCGKPRRARTAFTYEQLVALENKFRATRYLSVCERLSLALSLSLTETQVKIWFQNRRTKWKKQHPGADGAAPAASPAAAGGGGSPSPPGPGSLPFQTFPSYSAANVLVPPAAPFPLGGGAFAPFLGPAYLGPFYSPQL; from the exons ATGGCTGCGctgccccctcctctgcccccaccccgccgccggcccctccGCCCTCCCCCGCCCGACCCTCCTCCCCGCCGCTCACTccgcgcccggctccgcgcccggcGCAGCCTTCCGCCGGCTCCGCGCTGGGAGCCAGCAG ACATCCTGGATCCCCTGAAATTCAGCAGGAGACGCGAACCGGCCGCGGGGAGCTGGGGCAGCGCCCCCCGCTCGGGCGAGCGGGAGAAAAGTTTGGGAAGAGTTGAAGTAGGAAAAGACGCTGCTGCTCCCGGCAGCGGGAGGAATAAACTAGAGGCACATG ATGCGCACTCCCCGGCGGAGACCGGCGCGGAGGCAGCGGGGCAGGACCGCGACGAGGAGGGCCCGCCCGGGGACGGCACCGGCAGCGGCACCGGGAGCGAGGCCcagcccgccgcccgcccgcccgctccggAGGAGCCGGGCTCGCCGCGGGGCtcgaggcggcggcgggccgaGGCGGGGTGCGGCAAACCGCGGCGGGCGCGGACAGCCTTTACCTACGAGCAGCTGGTGGCCCTGGAGAACAAATTCCGAGCCACTCGGTACCTGTCGGTCTGCGAGCGCCTCAGCCTGGCGCTTTCCCTCAGCCTCACCGAAACGCAGGTGAAGATCTGGTTCCAGAACCGCCGCACCAAGTGGAAGAAGCAACACCCGGGCGCCGACGGGGCGGCCCCTGCCGCatccccggcggcggcggggggcggtggcAGCCCcagcccgccgggccccggctcTCTGCCCTTCCAGACTTTCCCTTCCTACTCCGCCGCCAACGTCCTGGTGCCGCCGGCCGCCCCCTTCCCGCTGGGCGGCGGAGCCTTCGCACCCTTCCTCGGCCCGGCGTACCTCGGGCCCTTCTACTCCCCGCAGCTCTGA